The Bernardetia sp. ABR2-2B DNA window AGAGTTTCGTAGTTCTGGCATTTTGGAAAGGCGTTCTCCAAATTCATTCAAATCATTAAAGTATTTTTTGTCTCCAAAATAAAAAGTTTTATCATGGAAAGGCTTCATAGAAAGCGATAATAATTCTTTAAAAACACCTTTAAAAAAAGCTCTTTGTTGTGGCGTATCATCGTCCATCAAAAAACCCAACCCTTCAAAAGCAGTTTCTAATTGAGCATCATCTTCCAAAATGTTTTTTTCCATTATACTAAAATGCTGTAAATAATATTCTTCTGGAATTACTTTTACTGCACCAAAATCAATAAAACCAACTCTTCCGTCTTCTTTCATCAAGAAATTACCAGGGTGTGGGTCTGCATGTACTTCTTTTAAGACATGCATTTGATAATCATAAAAATCCCAAAGCGTTTGAGCAGCTTTATTTTTTATTTCTTGAGAAGGATTAGTAGCCAAAAATTCCTTCAAGTGCATTCCTTCCAAAAAATCCATTGTCAAGATTCTTTCTGATGAATATTCTGGATAATATTCTGGAAAAATAGCATTTGAAACGGCTTCTTGAGTCAGTTTTGCTAGTTTTTGTGAGCGTTCTAATTCTAAGTTATAATTCGTTTCAGATTTTAGCATATCGCCTACTTCCTTCATATAAATCTCCAAATCACGCTCACTAAGACCCAAAAGCTGCATAGCAAATGGTTTGACCATTCTCAAATCTGAATCTATACTTTCTGCCACCCCTGGATATTGAATCTTGACGGCAAAAGTTTTGTCTCCTATTTTTGCTTTATGAACTTGCCCAATAGAAGCTGCATTTATCGCATCTTTAGTAAAGTCATCAAAAATATCACTCGGACTTTTACCCAAATACTGCTTGAATGTCTTTACTACTAATGGAAACGACAAAGGAGGCGCAGTATATTGAGCCATTTTAAATTTTTCACTATATGCACTTGGTAGCATTCCTTCACTCATAGACATCATTTGGGCTACCTTCAAAGCACTTCCTTTTAACTCACTTAATGTTTCATAGACATCACTTGCATTTGCATCGTCTAATTCTTGACGGTCAAGACTCGGGTTTATTGTTTTTTTGGCATAGTGCTTTACATAATTTGCACCTAGTTTTACGCCTGTTTTGGCAAATTTTGCTGCTCGTTGTACTTTACTAGTGGGTATATTATCTTGTGATTTACGTTCCATAAGGTTTTATATAAAAATATGTTATTTCTTCTAATTCTGTTTAATAAAATGTTTGCTATCAATTCACTAACGGTTGATTAAAAGCAATAGTTTTGAAATTTATATACAATTCACTTTTTTATTTTAGACATGGTCATTTAGTCTTTTTTATAAATAAAGAGGTTTCCTTCCTAACAATTTGGTTTGAAAATTAGTATCTTTCAAAAAATAATTCATTTATTCTAACAAAAAATATACTTCATCATGAAAGGAATAGAATTTATAAGAGAAGATGGAAAAACAGTAAAAGCAGTTATTGATTTGCGAGTTCATAAAGCTCTTTTTGATGAAATTTTTGCTCGTTATCAAGCCGAAAAATCAGCTAATCCAAATTCTAATATTCATACACATTCAGATACAAACATTGCTACTAACGTATCAGGTTCGCACCAAGCTATCGCACAAAAAGCCATCGAAGAAGCAAGAACTTATTTAGGTACAAAACATGTAATGGGAGGAGTTTCTAGAAATGGATTGGACTGTTCTGGACTAACTTATTTGGCTTTCAAAGAAGCTGGAGTGGAACTTTCAAGAGATTCTCGTTCACAGGCTGTAGGTGGTGTAGATATTTCTATCGATAATGTAGAAGCTGGAGATTTGGTGTTTTTTGCGACAGGAAGCGACCCAAACCGTATTAGCCACGTCGGAATTATTACCAAGACTGGAAATAGCAGAGACGATTTAGAATTTATCCATACTTCTACGTCAAGAGGAGTAGTCGAAGAGCCTTTATTTCAGTATGATTATTGGCAAAAAGCCTATCGCCATGCTAGACGTGTGATTAGTCCTTTGGCTTAAATAAATTTAGAAATTAGATTTTAGAAGTAATGAATTATTGATAACTGGTAAGTGAATACTACTAATGATTTACCGTTTTCGCCTACCTTTTCAATATTTAGTTTTTGACACAAATAAGTACGATAAAATACCCCTGTCCTAGACTCGGTGTTTTGGCAAATTTAGCAACTCGTTGAATTTTACTTGTAGGTATGTTATCTTGTGATTTGCATTCCATAAGGGTTTTTACAGGCAAAACACTTTTTATCTATTCTAACGATTATTATTTTGATTTAGAGCATACATAACTAAATTGTATTTACGTTAAAAAGGTAGATAGTTGTGATGGTTGTTGTAGAAATACAAATACACGGCTACAAGCTGAATACATATTGCTCACTCGGCAAAGCCAAGCGAGAGCCTTTTTATATCTTGTGAGGGACAGCAGGGGGGGAATATAAAAGCAATATATGATGTAGCTAAGATAGGCTCAACAGCTACAAATACTACAAGAGTACTAGGAGGTACATCTTTAGTACTTAATCAATATGCTCTTTACTCTATAGGTACTACTTATAATAACATAGACGATGGAAAACAACAAACAACAGAAGAAACAAACGATGGGCAATAAAATTGTAACGATTTGCTCTATACTTTTTACAATACTTTTAATTGCACAATATGTTGTGAGATTTATAAATGGAAATGAAAAAAATCGTCCTTGGGATACATCTACAAAACAGGAGTTTATGAATAAGTGTACAGTGCGATTTCCAAACCATGAGACAGATAGCCTAATGGTAGAAGAAATATGTCAATGTTGTCTTGATAAATTAATTGAGAACAAACATTCATATTATGAATATATATATTATATGTCTTCAGAGGAAGAGAGCGTGTATTTAGATCCTTGTATTGATACTATAAATGAAAAATATCAGTTGGGAAAAGGTCGTTAACCCCCCAGTTGGGAGTAGTGTTCCAAAAGGAAAATAAAAAATAAAGTGTTAAGCGTAGTCTGCGACTACGATTTATCAGTTTGGCAAATCTTCAGATTTGCGAGTGTGGGTATTTTTGTATTTACTTGACTACATAAATCTGAAGATTTATATAACTGATAGGTCTTAGTTGCAAAATAAGCCCAACAGAGGAGGATTTACTTTTTTTTAAGTCATGCGAAATTAACTGATTACTGTTTACCAATTACGGCTAACTGATTTTTTTTCCTAACTTTGCACCATTAGCTAAACAAGACAAAAACACTCAAAATCAATAAAGATAACTATGCGTTATTACAACCACATCATCGATACAGTAGGCAATACGCCACTTGTAAAACTCAACAGCGTAAACAAAGGAATAAAAGGAACAATCTTAGTAAAAGTAGAGTACCTAAACCCAGGTAACTCTATGAAAGACCGTATTGGTCTGAAAATGATTGAAGATGCCGAAAAAGCAGGACTTCTCAAACCTGGGGGAACTGTCATTGAAGGAACATCTGGAAATACAGGAATGGGATTGGCTCTGACTGCCATTGCTAGAGGTTACAAATGTATTTTTACAGTTTCAGATAAGCAATCTCAAGAAAAAATTGATATTCTTCGTGCTTTAGGTGCAGAAGTTATCGTTTGTCCTACTAATGTTACACCAGATGACCCTCGTTCTTATTATTCGGTGGCACAGCGCAAAAATAAAGAAATAGAAAACTCATTTTATCCAAATCAGTACGATAACAAATCCAATCAACAAGCACATTACGAAACTACTGCGCCAGAAATTTGGAAAGATACAGATGGTAAAATTACGCATTATGTGGCAGGTGTAGGTACAGGTGGTTCTATGTGTGGAACATCAAGATACCTGAAAGAGCAAAATCCTGATATTGTTACTGTGGGAGTAGATTCTTATGGTTCTATTTTCAAAAAACTAAAGGATACAGGCATTTTTGATGAGAAAGAAGTTTATCCATATCTTACAGAAGGAATTGGAGAAGATATTTTGCCAGAAAATGTAGAAATGGATTTGATAGACCATTTTGTAAAAGTTACTGATAAAGATAGTGCAATCATGACAAGAAGAATGGCTCGTGAGGAAGGACTTTTTATTGGTTGGTCGTGTGGTGCTGCTGTTTTTGGAGCATTAGAATATGCAAAAGAAAACTTGAAAGAAGATGATGTAATGGTTGTTATTTTGCCAGACCACGGAACTCGTTATTTGGGCAAAATCTATAATGACAACTGGATGAAAGACCATGGATTCTTAGAAAGAGAATATGCAACAGCTGGAGATATTATCCAAAGTAAAAACGGACAATCTAAACTTTTGGTGATTGACGAAGATATGAAAGTAGGGGAAGCTGTCAGAATGATGAGTAAAGAAGGAATTTCTCAGCTTCCTGTTAGTGATAACAAAAAAGAAAATATTGTGGGAAGCCTTGTAGATTCAAAAACACTTTCAAAACTTATTGACAACCCATCTTTGAAAGATATGCCTGTAAAAGATATTATGGATAGTCCATTCACATTTGTGGCAATGAACAATACAGTAGATGTTCTTTCTTCGCTTATCAACAAAGACAATCCAGCACTTTTGGTAAGAGATGAAAAACAAGATGTTCATATTATCACTCAACAAGATTTATTGATGGCATTAGCTAAATAATATAATCTCTTGTTGATTCCAATCAAAAAGCCGTAATTCTATAACTTTAGAATTACGGCTTTTTTATAAAAAAGAATCAAAATACATAGACAGCTTCATTCAAATTATTGAGCAGTACAATAGTTTTGTTGAATGTAAAGGTGTCAAAAACTGTTATGTGTAATAAAAGTTAAACAAAAGTTGCTTGTTTGGAAAACAATTTGTCTTGAAATAGATTATTAGACTTACCTACAAAAAGTAAGATAGACTATACAAATTTGATATTACCCTCTTTTATTAGGTTTGATAGCACTCTTTGCTTCTACTCTTAACACACACAGTAGAACATTTTTTTAACTTTCAATCTCATTTTTTAGACTCGTTTATTATATTATGATTCCTATTTCTTTCGAAAAAATAGCCTCTTTAAAACCTCTTTTTGAAGACCCAAAAAGTAGTGAGCAACAACTACTAAAAAAATATGCTGATAGTCGCTCTCGTTTTGTTTCTGTTAATGGTTCTTTAGTTCATTATAGAGAAGAAGGAACTGGTGAACCTTTGGTTTTAATCCATGGAGCTTTTTCATCTCTTCATACATTCGAAGATTGGACTAAGCCCCTTTCTGAAAATTATAGAGTTATTTCATTAGATTTACCTGGTTTTGGACTGACAGGAGCAATGTCAGAAGATGACTACTGCTTGGAAAATTATATGACCTATTTAGAAATATTTTTAGACAGGTTAGATATAAAAAAATGTGCTATTGCTGGTAACTCATTAGGAGGTTGGATTGCTTGGGAATATGCATTAAGGCATCAAGAACAAATAGAGAAATTGGTACTTATCTCAGCAGCAGGTTTTGTAGATGATGGAAGTATTCCTACTCCTTTTAAACTTGCCAAACTTCCTGTCTTTGGTAAAGTATTTAAATATGCACTTCAGAAGCCTATTTTTGAAAAATTTGTAAGAGAAGTATATTGTGATCAGTCAGTAGTTTGTGAAGAAACAATCAATCGTTATTTTGATTTTTTTACTCGTGATTGTAATATGAAAGCATTTTTTAATATCATAAATCAAGAATTACATGATAATACAGAAAAATTGAGAAATCTTTATACTCCAACTCTGATTATTTGGGGTAAAGAAGATGCTTGGTTGCCTGCCCAAAATGCTCGTCGTTTTAGTGAATTATTACCAAATAATAGAATGCTCATCTATGAAGGAGTAGGACATATTCCTATGGAAGAAGCTCCCAAAAAGACAGTTAAAGTAGTTTCCGAATTTTTGTTAGAAGATTTTTAAATCTAAAAATACATTTTTGAGAGTATTTTGACTTCCTTAAAGATTCGATAAATCCATTACTTTTCTGATTTTTCAGAACAGTAATGGATTTTTTTTGTAGTTTTGCACATTTGAAAGTCAGTAAATCGTAATCATTATATCATCTACTCAAAAGAACTAGAGAACGAATTATGGAAAATCAGAAAAAAGCAGTTTTACTCCTCGCAGATGGAACAAGATATGAAGGTATCGCTATCGGAAAAATAGGCACAACAGGTGGCGAAATTTGTTTTAATACAGGAATGACAGGCTACCAAGAAATTTATACCGACCCTTCTTATTTTGGACAAATTGTAATAAATACTAGTTCGCACATCGGTAATTATGGAACAATAGACGCTGAAAATGAGTCTGCAGACGTTAAAATAAACGGTCTTGTAGTTCGTAATTTTTCGGATATTCATTCAAGAAATTTAGCTGATGATTCTCTTCAAAACTACCTTGAAAAAGCAGGTATTTCAGGGATTGCAGAGGTTGATACTCGCTCTTTAGTTCGTCATATTCGTAATAAAGGTGCAATGAATGCCATTATTTCTTCAGAAGATTTATCAGAGGAAGAATTACAAAAACGCCTTGCAGAAGTTCCTGATATGAACGGCTTAGAACTCTCTTCTAAGGTTACGACAAAAGAAACTTATACCGTTGGCGATGAAAATTCAGAAATACGAGTAGCTGTTTTAGATTTGGGAATCAAAACAAATATTTTGAGAAGTTTGGCGCAACGAGGCGTATTTTGTAAAGTGTTTCCTGCCAAAACTTCTGTAAAAGAATTATTAGAGTTTAATCCAACAGGCTTTTTCCTTTCTAATGGACCTGGTGATCCTGCTGCAATGGATTACGCTGTCAAGACAACAAAAGAACTTTTAGAGTTAAATAAACCAATTTTTGGAATCTGTCTAGGACATCAAATTTTGGCTCTTGCTGGTGGACTTTCTACTTACAAAATGTTCAACGGACATAGAGGACTTAATCACCCAGTTAAGAATTTAGAATTAGGAAACTGCGAAATAACTTCTCAAAATCACGGTTTTGGTGTCGATAGAGAATTTTTAAATACACAGAATGAAGTCGTAGAAACACATAAAAACTTAAATGATAAAAGTGTTGCAGGAATTCGCTTTAAAAACAAAAAGGCTTTTTCGGTACAATATCACCCAGAGTCTTCTCCTGGCCCTCACGATTCTCGTTATCTTTTTGACCAGTTTGTAGAGATGATGCAGAAGGAAAAAGTAATGGCTTAGTTAATGCTAATTCACCTGTTACAACTGATTAGCGAGTGATTTGGATGATATTTATGATAAAATTAAGATGAATACAAACTGAGATAATAATTGCTATTTTTTGCTGTATTATCCTGTAATACTGTACCCTACTAGTTTTATTAAACACAGAGTTACAGAGAACGCAGAGAATAAAAATACATTTTTTAAGAATAAATTATTTTGAAATTAAATTATTCAAATAGTATTTTGTATTATCTGTATTTTAAAATCCTACCAATCCTTAACCAATCATACACTACAAAAAATGGTAAGGTACAGTAATCCTGTAATTATCATACTAATCATAAAAAATCACTTGCCAATCACATATAAGTTATTAAGAAAAAAGTCAAAGAAATTTCCTCAAAGGTTATGGTATGGTACTACAAATTTTTATCTTTGTAGTCATACAAAAAATAAAAATTTATCATTTAATATAGATACGATATGAAGTTTATTGTTTCATCGGCTGCGCTGCTCAAACAACTCAATTCGCTCAAAGGACTTGTTCCTAGCAACCCTGTTATTCCGATTTTAGAAAACTTTTTATTTGAGATTAGTGATGGTCTTTTGCGTGTAACGGCTTCCGATTTACAAAATGCAATGACTTTAGAAACGGCTGTTGAAACAGATGAAAAAGCAAATGTAGCTGTTCCTGCTCGTATGCTTTTGGATACGCTTCGCAATTTGCCAGAGCAACCAATCACTTTTACGATTGATACAGAATCTCACGGTATCGAAATTTTATCAGATAACGGTCGCTACACATTGGCTGGAGAAGATGCTGGTGATTTTCCTCGTCCTGCCGAGCCAAAAAATACGACAAACTTAATGTTTTCGTCTGATGTTATTTCAAGTGCTATTTCGTATGCTCTTTTTGCTGTTAGTTCGGACGAAATGAAACCAGCAATGAATGGTATTTTTGTTAATCTAACTGATGGAAAAACAAATTTTGTAGCTACAGATTCCCATCGTTTGGTGCGTTATAGCTACGAAGGAACAGAAGGAAATAGTAATTCTTCTATTATTATCCCAGGAAAAGCCTTTGAGCAACTCAAAAATGCCTTACCTTCTTCTCCACAAGAGATTCAATTAGAATTTAATGATACAAATGTCTTTTTTAGCTTTGCCAATATCAAAATGGTAAGTCGTTTGATTGATGAGCGTTTTCCAGATTATGAAAATGTAATTCCGACAAGCAACGATAAAAATCTAAATATTGACCGTTCACAATTATTGGGTTCTTTGAAGCGTATTTCTATTTATGCGAACAAAACATCTCAACAAATTCGTTTCAAATTAGAAAATAACAACTTACTTATTTCGGCAGAAGATGTTGATTTCTCAAATGAAGCAAAAGAAAACTTGCCTTGTGATTATGATGGCGATAACTTAGAAATTGGCTTTAATGGCAAGTTCTTGATGGAAATGCTTTCTAATCTGAATTGTGATACTGTTCATTTTGAGTTTTCAGAGCCAAACCGTGCTGCTTTGATGTACCCAAATGAAGCAGCAGAAAGTGAAAATATTTTGATGCTCGTAATGCCAGTTATGCTAAATAATTATTATTAATAGATTGATTATTTAGTTCTGAAATAACTTTTTCTCAAAAATCCTTTATAAATTAGATTTGTAAAGGATTTTTTTTGTTGAGTGAAAATTGAACCTTAACTTAAGGTATTGATAATCAATGTATTAATTCCGTAATCTGTAATCCGTAATTTTTAATTCTTCTTATGCTTTCTCCAGTTATTTTATTTGTGTATAAGCGTTCTAATCATACTAGGCAAGTTTTGGAAGCTTTGTCTGTCTGTGAAAATGTAGAAAAAACTCCTCTCATTATTTATTCTGATGGAGCAAAAATAAGTTCCTCTTCAAAAGATAGAGAAGAGATTGAACAGACTAGACAGGTTTTGAGAGAATTTAAAGAAAAAAAAGAACATCTTTTTTTAAGCATAGAAATCTATGAATCTGAATCAAATAAAGGATTAGCCAAATCGGTAAAAGAAGGAATTACGGAGCAAATCAATAAATACGGAAAAGTAATAGTTTTGGAAGATGACATTGTTCCACAAAAAGGCTTTTTGAATTATATGAATGAAGCCTTAGAAAAATATAAAAATGAAGATAAAGTATGGGGAATATCATCGTATGCGTACCCATTAGAAAATTCAACTAATGTAGAAGAAGATACTTTTTTCTTACCAATTAATTCTTCTTGGGGTTGGGCTACTTGGAAAACAACTTGGGATAAAATAGATTTTGATATAGAAAGTATTTTTCAAAAATTTAATCAAAACTCTATTACTCAGAAAGAACTTAACTTCGGAGATTATTATTACTACCAAATCTTGGAAGCACAGAAAAACAATCAAGTAGATTCTTGGGCTGGATTCTTGATGGCAACCATGTTTTTAGAAAAAGGTTGTTTTCTGTTCCCAAAATATTCTTTATCAAGAAATATAGGTTTTGATGCAACAGGAACACACTGTACAGAAGAAGATTTATTTTTCAGTAGTCCTGTAATTGATTCTATAAAGCTAAAAACGATTCCAATTACGGTTGAAAATGAAGGAAGAAAAGAAGTAGAAAAAACACTTAAAAAGCAGTTTGGCAAACCCTCCATTTTCAAAAGAATTCAGAATAAACTGAATCCAAAATCTCCTTATTTTATCTTAAAATAAAACTTGACTAACTATTTTTGCTTTATCAAGTTCTTCTATTCAAATGACTTCTTTCTATTCTATGATTTTCTATTTTTATGCTTAAAAGACCTTATCAATACATTCGCAAAACTTATTTAGCCCTTACTAACAGTATCATTTTTATACCTTCTTTGATGGCTATTTTTTCGATAGGACTTTCTGTATTTATGATGAGCTTTGAAGATTCAGAATTGAGTACAAAAATAAAAGAGAATTTAGATTTTGCCTTAGTAACAGGCGCTGATAATGCTCGGTTTGCACTTAATGCTTTTATTGGAGGAATTATTTCATTGATGGTTTTTAATTTTTCAATGGTAATGGTTGTCTTGAATCAAGCTGCGACAGCTTTTTCTCCTCGTGTAGTACCAGGAGTTTTGACAAATAAATCCTATCAAATTGTTTTGGGAACATATTTAGGAACAATTTTATACTGTCTCTTACTTATTGTCAATATTGGGAAAACTGAAGAGGGAATTTATATTCCACAATTAAGTATTTTTGTAGGAATGTGTTTTGGTGTTTTGTCTCTTGTTTTGTTTATCTATTTTATTCATTCTATTTCTCGTTCGGTACAGGTAGATAATATTATTTTGATGGTTTATAATAAGACCTTTAATGAATTGAAATCAAAAAAAGTAAGTAAGTATCAAGATTATCAGAGTGTTTTTAACAAAGTTTCGGACTGGCATACCATTATTAGTAATCAGAGTGGATATTTTAGAGAATGCAACAGAAAAAAGCTCGTTAAGTTGGCAAAAAAGTATGATATAGAGTTATTTGTTAATTTAGAAGAAGGTTCTTTTATGGTGATAGGAACGCCTTTATTGAAGGTAAATAAAGAAATTAGTCAAGAGAAAGTTGATGAAATTTTAGAAGAATTTGTTTTTTATGATAATGAATATATTCAAGATAATTATGTCTATGGAATAAAACAATTGAGCGAAATAGCCACAAAAGCATTAAGTCCAGGTATAAACGACCCAGAAACAGCCATTCGTACGATTAACTATATGACATTGATTTTTATAGAAAAAGCATTGCGTGAAGGAGTCTATTGTTATGCAGATAAAGAAGAAAAAATACGACTTTGGGAGGAAACTTATCCTCTTTACGACTTAATGTATCGATATATATCACCTATTTTGTACTATGGCAAGGCTGATGTAATGGTAATGGATAGGCTTTTTTCGATGGTAGAATTTTTACTTTCAGCCAAAAGAACTAAAGGCAAATTAGATATTGCAAAGATTAATGCACTCCTTTTAGAATTTCAATCTACAATTGAAGGAAACATAAAAGGAGAACAAAAAAACTATCTCAACAAAACCCTTGTACGTATCAATTTACTTTTAAGTCCAAGTGGTTTTCAAGTTCCTTTTTTTGAATAAAAGTATTTTAAGATAAGAGATTGATTATCTAATGCAATGAAGAAAGAATATACCACCAAAATAGAAAAGGAAAAACCCCTATTCCAAAAGATAAAAGTAG harbors:
- a CDS encoding AarF/UbiB family protein; translated protein: MERKSQDNIPTSKVQRAAKFAKTGVKLGANYVKHYAKKTINPSLDRQELDDANASDVYETLSELKGSALKVAQMMSMSEGMLPSAYSEKFKMAQYTAPPLSFPLVVKTFKQYLGKSPSDIFDDFTKDAINAASIGQVHKAKIGDKTFAVKIQYPGVAESIDSDLRMVKPFAMQLLGLSERDLEIYMKEVGDMLKSETNYNLELERSQKLAKLTQEAVSNAIFPEYYPEYSSERILTMDFLEGMHLKEFLATNPSQEIKNKAAQTLWDFYDYQMHVLKEVHADPHPGNFLMKEDGRVGFIDFGAVKVIPEEYYLQHFSIMEKNILEDDAQLETAFEGLGFLMDDDTPQQRAFFKGVFKELLSLSMKPFHDKTFYFGDKKYFNDLNEFGERLSKMPELRNSKQARGSQHSLYLNRTYFGLYFLLHELNATVNTDSYWYKNKAV
- a CDS encoding C40 family peptidase — translated: MKGIEFIREDGKTVKAVIDLRVHKALFDEIFARYQAEKSANPNSNIHTHSDTNIATNVSGSHQAIAQKAIEEARTYLGTKHVMGGVSRNGLDCSGLTYLAFKEAGVELSRDSRSQAVGGVDISIDNVEAGDLVFFATGSDPNRISHVGIITKTGNSRDDLEFIHTSTSRGVVEEPLFQYDYWQKAYRHARRVISPLA
- a CDS encoding cystathionine beta-synthase; its protein translation is MRYYNHIIDTVGNTPLVKLNSVNKGIKGTILVKVEYLNPGNSMKDRIGLKMIEDAEKAGLLKPGGTVIEGTSGNTGMGLALTAIARGYKCIFTVSDKQSQEKIDILRALGAEVIVCPTNVTPDDPRSYYSVAQRKNKEIENSFYPNQYDNKSNQQAHYETTAPEIWKDTDGKITHYVAGVGTGGSMCGTSRYLKEQNPDIVTVGVDSYGSIFKKLKDTGIFDEKEVYPYLTEGIGEDILPENVEMDLIDHFVKVTDKDSAIMTRRMAREEGLFIGWSCGAAVFGALEYAKENLKEDDVMVVILPDHGTRYLGKIYNDNWMKDHGFLEREYATAGDIIQSKNGQSKLLVIDEDMKVGEAVRMMSKEGISQLPVSDNKKENIVGSLVDSKTLSKLIDNPSLKDMPVKDIMDSPFTFVAMNNTVDVLSSLINKDNPALLVRDEKQDVHIITQQDLLMALAK
- a CDS encoding alpha/beta hydrolase encodes the protein MIPISFEKIASLKPLFEDPKSSEQQLLKKYADSRSRFVSVNGSLVHYREEGTGEPLVLIHGAFSSLHTFEDWTKPLSENYRVISLDLPGFGLTGAMSEDDYCLENYMTYLEIFLDRLDIKKCAIAGNSLGGWIAWEYALRHQEQIEKLVLISAAGFVDDGSIPTPFKLAKLPVFGKVFKYALQKPIFEKFVREVYCDQSVVCEETINRYFDFFTRDCNMKAFFNIINQELHDNTEKLRNLYTPTLIIWGKEDAWLPAQNARRFSELLPNNRMLIYEGVGHIPMEEAPKKTVKVVSEFLLEDF
- the carA gene encoding glutamine-hydrolyzing carbamoyl-phosphate synthase small subunit, which produces MENQKKAVLLLADGTRYEGIAIGKIGTTGGEICFNTGMTGYQEIYTDPSYFGQIVINTSSHIGNYGTIDAENESADVKINGLVVRNFSDIHSRNLADDSLQNYLEKAGISGIAEVDTRSLVRHIRNKGAMNAIISSEDLSEEELQKRLAEVPDMNGLELSSKVTTKETYTVGDENSEIRVAVLDLGIKTNILRSLAQRGVFCKVFPAKTSVKELLEFNPTGFFLSNGPGDPAAMDYAVKTTKELLELNKPIFGICLGHQILALAGGLSTYKMFNGHRGLNHPVKNLELGNCEITSQNHGFGVDREFLNTQNEVVETHKNLNDKSVAGIRFKNKKAFSVQYHPESSPGPHDSRYLFDQFVEMMQKEKVMA
- the dnaN gene encoding DNA polymerase III subunit beta, which encodes MKFIVSSAALLKQLNSLKGLVPSNPVIPILENFLFEISDGLLRVTASDLQNAMTLETAVETDEKANVAVPARMLLDTLRNLPEQPITFTIDTESHGIEILSDNGRYTLAGEDAGDFPRPAEPKNTTNLMFSSDVISSAISYALFAVSSDEMKPAMNGIFVNLTDGKTNFVATDSHRLVRYSYEGTEGNSNSSIIIPGKAFEQLKNALPSSPQEIQLEFNDTNVFFSFANIKMVSRLIDERFPDYENVIPTSNDKNLNIDRSQLLGSLKRISIYANKTSQQIRFKLENNNLLISAEDVDFSNEAKENLPCDYDGDNLEIGFNGKFLMEMLSNLNCDTVHFEFSEPNRAALMYPNEAAESENILMLVMPVMLNNYY
- a CDS encoding DUF2254 domain-containing protein, encoding MLKRPYQYIRKTYLALTNSIIFIPSLMAIFSIGLSVFMMSFEDSELSTKIKENLDFALVTGADNARFALNAFIGGIISLMVFNFSMVMVVLNQAATAFSPRVVPGVLTNKSYQIVLGTYLGTILYCLLLIVNIGKTEEGIYIPQLSIFVGMCFGVLSLVLFIYFIHSISRSVQVDNIILMVYNKTFNELKSKKVSKYQDYQSVFNKVSDWHTIISNQSGYFRECNRKKLVKLAKKYDIELFVNLEEGSFMVIGTPLLKVNKEISQEKVDEILEEFVFYDNEYIQDNYVYGIKQLSEIATKALSPGINDPETAIRTINYMTLIFIEKALREGVYCYADKEEKIRLWEETYPLYDLMYRYISPILYYGKADVMVMDRLFSMVEFLLSAKRTKGKLDIAKINALLLEFQSTIEGNIKGEQKNYLNKTLVRINLLLSPSGFQVPFFE